One Cuculus canorus isolate bCucCan1 chromosome 2, bCucCan1.pri, whole genome shotgun sequence genomic region harbors:
- the ALDH5A1 gene encoding succinate-semialdehyde dehydrogenase, mitochondrial, which produces MAALLRPRAARRLPLPPRRALRSVPAALLPRGALLGGRWVDTAAAFAVRDPASGAELGRVADCGPDEARAAVRAAHGAGAEWGRRPARERSMLLRRWYELMMENKEELARIITAENGKPLKEAQGEILYSASFLEWFAEEARRVYGDVIPAPATDRRMVVLKQPVGVAAVITPWNFPSAMITRKVGAALAAGCTVVVKPAEDTPLSALALGELANQAGIPAGVYNVVPCSRQQTAAVGEVLCTDPLVAKISFTGSTSTGKILMKHAIGTVKRVSMELGGHAPFIVFDSADVDRAVAGALASKFRNSGQTCVCTNRFLVQKGIHDKFVEKLAKAIERELRVGSGFDAKTTQGPLINEKAVEKVERHINDAVSQGACVVTGGKRHSLGKNFFEPTLLSNVTTKMLCTQEETFGPLAPVIKFETEAEAVAIANTADVGLAGYFYSQDPAQIWRVAEQLEVGMVGINEGIISAVESPFGGVKQSGLGREGSKYGIDEYLEIKYVCFGGL; this is translated from the exons ATGGCGGCGCTGCTGCGCCCGCGCGCCGCTCGTCGCCTGCCGCTTCCCCCGCGCCGCGCGCTGCGTTCCGTGCCGGCCGCGCTGCTGCCCCGGGGAGCGCTGCTGGGCGGGCGCTGGGTGGACACCGCGGCCGCCTTCGCCGTGCGGGACCCGGCCAGCGGCGCCGAGCTGGGCCGTGTGGCCGACTGCGGCCCCGACGAGGCTAGGGCGGCCGTGAGGGCGGCACATGGGGCGGGGGCGGAGTGGGGCCGGCGCCCCGCCAGG GAGAGGAGCATGCTGCTCCGCAGGTGGTATGAGCTGATGATGGAGAACAAGGAGGAGCTGGCACGGATCATCACGGCTGAGAAT GGGAAGCCTCTGAAAGAAGCACAGGGAGAAATCTTGTATtctgcctcattcctggagTGGTTTGCAGAGGAAGCTCGACGGGTTTACGGTGATGTCATTCCAGCACCTGCAACAGACAGAAGAATGGTGGTGCTCAAACAGCCAGTCGGAGTGGCAGCTGTCATAACCCCA TGGAATTTCCCCAGTGCTATGATTACTCGGAAGGTTGgtgcagctctggctgctggctgTACGGTGGTAGTGAAACCCGCAGAGGACACACCTTTATCAGCACTAGCTCTTGGGGAG cTTGCCAATCAGGCTGGAATTCCAGCGGGAGTGTATAATGTTGTTCCTTGTTCCAGACAACAGACAGCAGCTGTTGGGGAAGTTCTGTGCACTGATCCATTGGTAGCCAAAATTTCTTTTACTGGCTCTACATCGACAGGAAAG ATATTGATGAAACATGCAATTGGCACTGTGAAGCGAGTTTCCATGGAGCTTGGAGGACATGCTCCTTTTATAGTGTTTGACAGTGCTGATGTGGACCGTGCTGTTGCAGGAGCCCTTGCTTCTAAGTTTAGAAACTCAGGCCAG accTGTGTTTGCACAAACCGTTTCCTGGTGCAAAAGGGAATCCATGACAAATTTGTGGAGAAGCTTGCTAAAGCTATAGAGAGAGAACTACGCGTTGGAAGTGGATTTGATGCAAAAACTACCCAAGGGCCACTGATCAATGAAAAAGCAGTGGAGAAG GTAGAGAGACATATTAACGATGCCGTTTCTCAAGGAGCATGTGTTGTGACTGGAGGGAAACGACACAGCttggggaagaatttctttgagCCAACATTACTTAGTAACGTTACAACAAAGATGCTTTGCACCCAAGAGGAGACGTTTGGCCCTTTGGCACCAGTTATCAA ATTTGAAACTGAAGCAGAAGCTGTTGCTATAGCAAACACAGCTGATGTGGGTTTAGCAG GATATTTCTACTCCCAAGATCCAGCTCAGATATGGAGAGTTGCAGAACAGCTTGAAGTTGGAATGGTTGGCATTAATGAAGGCATAATCTCTGCAGTGGAGAGTCCTTTTGGTGGGGTAAAACAGTCTGGCTTAGGACGAGAAGGTTCAAAGTATGGCATCGATGAatacttagaaataaaatatgtctgCTTCGGAGGTTTATGA